A single genomic interval of Rhododendron vialii isolate Sample 1 chromosome 3a, ASM3025357v1 harbors:
- the LOC131320919 gene encoding uncharacterized protein LOC131320919 isoform X1 — translation MLIQSSLSGSIEESWQQCPKWEKNPRDGYEEVVPVIVGNKNIDDICSLNFASSCSQLSTVSTMSENSRPAFVYKRRKLQTNAVSVFQALTSANLSGGCISAIRSEAASVVGKEGRMVSVMPPVECGREVLVLNSESISGCVVGEEPGLKESKEALKSDMHTALDFGCVNDSYSSSKSNVELGSSALRIEVDDTGECSSSSALVVDGVHDDRSEKEIFISILRSQGLLEGVLPTRLHPSAGTPGTRCDSSYVWTCKVCDHPETTVKMLICDHCEEAFHVSCCNPRIRKIPVDEWYCQSCSKKKHKILKEDTKSKTVNISSERSRFRNATSEKELGPMASMLIGTEPYEPGVRIGQDFQAEVPDWCGPSVEEVDTIGDQSEIDPSELVSLLGWNSNKPSRVSSIGNWLQCREVIEGMGEGGDGAICGKWRRAPLFEVQTDDWECFCAVLWDPAHADCAVPQELDTDQVLKQLKYIEMLRPRLAAKRRKLDIRENAGSQDRAEDVRNIRNP, via the exons ATGCTGATTCAGAGTTCTCTTTCTGGTTCAATTGAAGAAAGTTGGCAGCAGTGTCCAAAGTGGGAGAAAAATCCTCGGGATGGGTACGAAGAAGTTGTTCCGGTTATTGTGGGGAACAAGAATATAGATGATATATGCTCCTTAAATTTTGCAAGTAGTTGTTCTCAGCTGTCAACTGTCAGTACTATGTCTGAGAATTCTAGACCTGCTTTTGTGTACAAGCGAAGAAAGCTCCAAACAAATGCTGTTTCTGTTTTCCAAGCCCTTACATCAGCAAATCTAAGTGGAGGATGTATTTCTGCCATCAGATCTGAAGCCGCTTCAGTGGTAGGCAAGGAGGGACGCATGGTTTCTGTAATGCCTCCTGTTGAATGTGGTAGGGAGGTTCTTGTTTTGAACTCAGAATCCATCAGTGGGTGTGTAGTTGGGGAGGAGCCTGGTTTGAAAGAATCGAAAGAAGCCTTGAAAAGTGATATGCATACGGCTTTAGATTTCGGCTGTGTAAATGACAGTTATTCATCATCAAAGTCAAATGTGGAGCTTGGTTCATCTGCCTTGAGGATTGAAGTGGATGACACTGGTGAATGCTCCTCTTCTAGTGCATTGGTTGTGGATGGTGTGCATGATGATCGGTcggaaaaagaaattttcattTCTATTCTTAGAAGCCAGGGCCTGCTTGAAGGAGTTTTGCCTACTAGGCTGCACCCTTCTGCTGGAACTCCTGGAACACGTTGTGACAGCAGTTATGTATGGACATGCAAAGTTTGTGATCATCCAGAAACTACAGTGAAGATGCTAATTTGTGACCATTGTGAAGAGGCTTTTCATGTCTCTTGTTGCAACCCTCGTATAAGGAAGATACCAGTTGATGAATGGTACTGCCAATCttgttcaaaaaagaaacataaaattTTGAAGGAGGACACTAAGAGTAAAACAGTGAATATCAGCAGTGAAAGGAGCAGATTTAGAAATGCAACATCTGAAAAGGAGTTAGGTCCTATGGCATCCATGTTGATAGGCACTGAGCCATATGAACCTGGTGTTCGAATTGGTCAAGATTTTCAAGCAGAGGTTCCTGACTGGTGTGGTCCTTCTGTCGA GGAGGTTGATACCATTGGGGACCAATCGGAAATCGATCCTTCAGAGCTAGTTAGCTTGCTT GGGTGGAATTCCAACAAGCCTTCTAGAGTCAGCTCTATTGGTAATTGGCTTCAATGTCGAGAAGTCATAGAAGGTATGGGAGAAGGTGGTGATGGAGCCATTTGCGGAAAGTGGCGCAG GGCTCCTCTTTTTGAAGTTCAAACAGACGACTGGGAATGTTTCTGCGCTGTCCTCTGGGATCCAGCTCATGCTGATTGTGCTGTACCCCAg GAGCTGGATACAGATCAAGTTTTGAAGCAATTAAAGTACATTGAGATG TTGCGGCCTCGGCTGGCTGCTAAAAGGCGCAAATTGGATATTCGCGAAAATGCTGGTTCACAAGATCGTGCTGAGGATGTGAGAAATATACGAAACCCATAG
- the LOC131320919 gene encoding uncharacterized protein LOC131320919 isoform X2 has translation MLIQSSLSGSIEESWQQCPKWEKNPRDGYEEVVPVIVGNKNIDDICSLNFASSCSQLSTVSTMSENSRPAFVYKRRKLQTNAVSVFQALTSANLSGGCISAIRSEAASVVGKEGRMVSVMPPVECGREVLVLNSESISGCVVGEEPGLKESKEALKSDMHTALDFGCVNDSYSSSKSNVELGSSALRIEVDDTGECSSSSALVVDGVHDDRSEKEIFISILRSQGLLEGVLPTRLHPSAGTPGTRCDSSYVWTCKVCDHPETTVKMLICDHCEEAFHVSCCNPRIRKIPVDEWYCQSCSKKKHKILKEDTKSKTVNISSERSRFRNATSEKELGPMASMLIGTEPYEPGVRIGQDFQAEVPDWCGPSVEEVDTIGDQSEIDPSELVSLLGWNSNKPSRVSSIGNWLQCREVIEGMGEGGDGAICGKWRRYSMLLMVSTGLLFLKFKQTTGNVSALSSGIQLMLIVLYPRSWIQIKF, from the exons ATGCTGATTCAGAGTTCTCTTTCTGGTTCAATTGAAGAAAGTTGGCAGCAGTGTCCAAAGTGGGAGAAAAATCCTCGGGATGGGTACGAAGAAGTTGTTCCGGTTATTGTGGGGAACAAGAATATAGATGATATATGCTCCTTAAATTTTGCAAGTAGTTGTTCTCAGCTGTCAACTGTCAGTACTATGTCTGAGAATTCTAGACCTGCTTTTGTGTACAAGCGAAGAAAGCTCCAAACAAATGCTGTTTCTGTTTTCCAAGCCCTTACATCAGCAAATCTAAGTGGAGGATGTATTTCTGCCATCAGATCTGAAGCCGCTTCAGTGGTAGGCAAGGAGGGACGCATGGTTTCTGTAATGCCTCCTGTTGAATGTGGTAGGGAGGTTCTTGTTTTGAACTCAGAATCCATCAGTGGGTGTGTAGTTGGGGAGGAGCCTGGTTTGAAAGAATCGAAAGAAGCCTTGAAAAGTGATATGCATACGGCTTTAGATTTCGGCTGTGTAAATGACAGTTATTCATCATCAAAGTCAAATGTGGAGCTTGGTTCATCTGCCTTGAGGATTGAAGTGGATGACACTGGTGAATGCTCCTCTTCTAGTGCATTGGTTGTGGATGGTGTGCATGATGATCGGTcggaaaaagaaattttcattTCTATTCTTAGAAGCCAGGGCCTGCTTGAAGGAGTTTTGCCTACTAGGCTGCACCCTTCTGCTGGAACTCCTGGAACACGTTGTGACAGCAGTTATGTATGGACATGCAAAGTTTGTGATCATCCAGAAACTACAGTGAAGATGCTAATTTGTGACCATTGTGAAGAGGCTTTTCATGTCTCTTGTTGCAACCCTCGTATAAGGAAGATACCAGTTGATGAATGGTACTGCCAATCttgttcaaaaaagaaacataaaattTTGAAGGAGGACACTAAGAGTAAAACAGTGAATATCAGCAGTGAAAGGAGCAGATTTAGAAATGCAACATCTGAAAAGGAGTTAGGTCCTATGGCATCCATGTTGATAGGCACTGAGCCATATGAACCTGGTGTTCGAATTGGTCAAGATTTTCAAGCAGAGGTTCCTGACTGGTGTGGTCCTTCTGTCGA GGAGGTTGATACCATTGGGGACCAATCGGAAATCGATCCTTCAGAGCTAGTTAGCTTGCTT GGGTGGAATTCCAACAAGCCTTCTAGAGTCAGCTCTATTGGTAATTGGCTTCAATGTCGAGAAGTCATAGAAGGTATGGGAGAAGGTGGTGATGGAGCCATTTGCGGAAAGTGGCGCAG GTACTCAATGCTCTTAATGGTATCCACAGGGCTCCTCTTTTTGAAGTTCAAACAGACGACTGGGAATGTTTCTGCGCTGTCCTCTGGGATCCAGCTCATGCTGATTGTGCTGTACCCCAg GAGCTGGATACAGATCAAGTTTTGA
- the LOC131320918 gene encoding glycosyltransferase BC10-like isoform X2, which yields MKTAHGWRLSLKEMQILPVSRHRTQLKKPTWIIVLLSLVCMFLICAYVYPPHNTAACYVFSSNGCNGFSKWLPPAAGRELTDDEIASHVVIRDILSTPPCQTKNPKLAFLFLTPGPLPFERLWDKFFHGQEGRFSVYVHASKDKPLHFSRYFINREIRSDKVVWGKISMVDAERRLLANALKDPDNQHFVLLSDSCIPLHDFDYVYNYLMYTNTSFVDCFEDPGPLGNGRYSEHMLPEVEMSDFRKGAQPGMDGRNCYSDEHYLPTFFSMFDPVGITNWSVTHVDWSEGKWHPKSYTAQDITVELLKNITSIGESVHVTSEEKKEIQIRACLWNGRPRPCHLFARKFLPETLDNLMQIFSNYTTI from the exons ATGAAGACAGCTCATGGGTGGCGTCTAAGCCTGAAAGAAATGCAGATCTTGCCTGTCTCTCGCCACCGAACCCAACTGAAGAAGCCAACATGGATCATAGTTTTACTTTCATTGGTCTGCATGTTCTTGATTTGCGCTTATGTTTATCCACCCCATAACACGGCTGCTTGTTATGTGTTCTCATCTAATGGTTGCAATGGATTTTCCAAATGGCTCCCACCTGCTGCTGGTAGGGAACTTACAGATGACGAGATTGCCTCTCATGTTGTGATTAGGGATATTTTGAGTACACCACCATGTCAAACAAAGAACCCCAAACTTGCTTTTCTGTTCTTGACTCCGGGTCCATTGCCTTTTGAGAGGCTCTGGGATAAGTTTTTTCAT GGCCAAGAGGGTAGATTTTCTGTCTATGTGCATGCCTCTAAGGATAAACCCCTTCATTTTAGCCGTTACTTCATCAATCGAGAAATCCGCAGTGACAAG GTAGTATGGGGAAAGATTTCAATGGTGGATGCAGAAAGACGACTGTTAGCAAATGCACTTAAAGACCCTGACAACCAACACTTTGTATTACTTTCTGATAG TTGCATCCCATTGCATGATTTTGACTACGTGTACAACTATCTAATGTACACCAATACCAGCTTTGTTGACTG CTTTGAGGATCCAGGACCACTTGGAAATGGCAGGTATTCAGAGCATATGTTACCGGAAGTCGAGATGAGTGACTTCCGGAAGGGTGCACAG CCAGGAATGGATGGACGCAACTGCTATTCTGATGAACACTACTTGCCCACATTTTTCAGT ATGTTTGATCCAGTTGGCATCACAAACTGGTCAGTGACACATGTTGATTGGTCTGAAGGAAAGTGGCATCCAAAATCGTACACGGCTCAAGATATCACTGTAGAGcttttgaaaaatattact TCTATTGGTGAAAGTGTGCATGTTACCAGTGAAGAAAAG AAAGAAATTCAGATCAGAGCCTGCTTATGGAATGGAAGGCCACGGCCCTGTCACTTATTTGCAAGGAAGTTCTTACCAGAAACTCTGGACAACTTGATGCAAATTTTCTCCAATTACACAACAATTTAA
- the LOC131320914 gene encoding F-box/kelch-repeat protein At3g06240-like, which translates to MEIQVEVYLPEDVLIQILSRLPVKSLMRFRTVCKSWNSLVKSSAFVSKHLENHTNSSTVKNISRLLVCHRDNPTNKRKISLFTNDNLKEFVSQELSPFFDNKFGHIRLIGPCNGIVCLYGFTDNIALWNPSIGEFKTLPVSPIPRPPDARILGGDLAFGFDSKTNHYKVMQILFCSSNKFGAAYHVEIYNLTTDSWREYGGIVPANIMYVNIWSMLYRTETFCWWAKDGDHEIILSFDMANEEFKRSPLPSDIEDLGGAHRITRAIVPMNESIALIVYPQKQVEKFFDLWVMKELGVEESWTRLSTIGPLSGIERPLGFWNKGEFILENSFGELVLYDHCIQQIKNLGLQGKRDRLEVVVYMESLVALNSGSES; encoded by the coding sequence atggaaatacAAGTAGAGGTGTATCTGCCTGAAGATGTGTTGATTCAAATTTTATCAAGGCTACCAGTGAAATCACTGATGAGATTCAGGACTGTATGCAAGTCCTGGAATTCTCTTGTCAAAAGCTCTGCTTTCGTTTCCAAGCACCTCGAAAACCACACCAACTCCTCCACCGTGAAGAATATTTCACGCCTTCTTGTTTGCCATCGCGACAATCCTACCAACAAACGAAAGATCTCATTGTTCACGAATGACAATCTCAAAGAATTCGTTAGCCAAGAATTATCACCATTCTTTGATAACAAGTTTGGTCACATACGACTTATTGGCCCGTGTAATGGCATAGTTTGCTTGTATGGATTTACGGACAACATTGCTCTATGGAACCCTTCAATCGGAGAATTCAAGACTCTCCCAGTATCCCCAATACCACGTCCACCGGATGCTAGAATCCTAGGTGGCGATCTTGCTTTCGGTTTCGATTCCAAAACCAATCATTACAAAGTAATGCAAATCTTGTTCTGCTCTTCAAACAAGTTTGGCGCTGCTTACCATGTGGAGATATATAATCTGACAACAGATTCTTGGAGAGAATATGGTGGGATTGTGCCTGCAAATATTATGTATGTCAATATTTGGAGTATGTTATACAGAACAGAAACTTTCTGCTGGTGGGCAAAGGATGGTGACCATGAGATAATCCTTTCATTTGACATGGCCAATGAGGAATTTAAGAGAAGTCCACTGCCATCTGATATAGAAGATCTTGGGGGAGCGCACAGAATTACGCGGGCTATAGTGCCGATGAATGAGTCTATAGCATTGATTGTTTATCCTCAGAAACaagtggagaaattttttgatttatggGTAATGAAAGAATTGGGTGTTGAGGAGTCTTGGACTAGACTGTCGACTATCGGACCTCTTTCCGGAATCGAGAGGCCATTAGGGTTTTGGAATAAAGGCGAGTTTATTCTGGAAAATAGTTTTGGAGAGCTAGTTTTGTATGACCATTGTAtccaacaaattaaaaatcttGGATTGCAGGGCAAAAGGGACAGGTTAGAGGTGGTTGTTTACATGGAGAGCTTAGTTGCACTCAATAGTGGAAGTGAATCTTAG
- the LOC131320918 gene encoding glycosyltransferase BC10-like isoform X1 gives MKTAHGWRLSLKEMQILPVSRHRTQLKKPTWIIVLLSLVCMFLICAYVYPPHNTAACYVFSSNGCNGFSKWLPPAAGRELTDDEIASHVVIRDILSTPPCQTKNPKLAFLFLTPGPLPFERLWDKFFHGQEGRFSVYVHASKDKPLHFSRYFINREIRSDKVVWGKISMVDAERRLLANALKDPDNQHFVLLSDSCIPLHDFDYVYNYLMYTNTSFVDCFEDPGPLGNGRYSEHMLPEVEMSDFRKGAQWFTMKRQHALVVMADSLYYAKFRDYCKPGMDGRNCYSDEHYLPTFFSMFDPVGITNWSVTHVDWSEGKWHPKSYTAQDITVELLKNITSIGESVHVTSEEKKEIQIRACLWNGRPRPCHLFARKFLPETLDNLMQIFSNYTTI, from the exons ATGAAGACAGCTCATGGGTGGCGTCTAAGCCTGAAAGAAATGCAGATCTTGCCTGTCTCTCGCCACCGAACCCAACTGAAGAAGCCAACATGGATCATAGTTTTACTTTCATTGGTCTGCATGTTCTTGATTTGCGCTTATGTTTATCCACCCCATAACACGGCTGCTTGTTATGTGTTCTCATCTAATGGTTGCAATGGATTTTCCAAATGGCTCCCACCTGCTGCTGGTAGGGAACTTACAGATGACGAGATTGCCTCTCATGTTGTGATTAGGGATATTTTGAGTACACCACCATGTCAAACAAAGAACCCCAAACTTGCTTTTCTGTTCTTGACTCCGGGTCCATTGCCTTTTGAGAGGCTCTGGGATAAGTTTTTTCAT GGCCAAGAGGGTAGATTTTCTGTCTATGTGCATGCCTCTAAGGATAAACCCCTTCATTTTAGCCGTTACTTCATCAATCGAGAAATCCGCAGTGACAAG GTAGTATGGGGAAAGATTTCAATGGTGGATGCAGAAAGACGACTGTTAGCAAATGCACTTAAAGACCCTGACAACCAACACTTTGTATTACTTTCTGATAG TTGCATCCCATTGCATGATTTTGACTACGTGTACAACTATCTAATGTACACCAATACCAGCTTTGTTGACTG CTTTGAGGATCCAGGACCACTTGGAAATGGCAGGTATTCAGAGCATATGTTACCGGAAGTCGAGATGAGTGACTTCCGGAAGGGTGCACAG TGGTTCACCATGAAGCGCCAGCATGCATTAGTAGTAATGGCTGATAGTCTCTACTATGCAAAATTCCGGGATTACTGCAAG CCAGGAATGGATGGACGCAACTGCTATTCTGATGAACACTACTTGCCCACATTTTTCAGT ATGTTTGATCCAGTTGGCATCACAAACTGGTCAGTGACACATGTTGATTGGTCTGAAGGAAAGTGGCATCCAAAATCGTACACGGCTCAAGATATCACTGTAGAGcttttgaaaaatattact TCTATTGGTGAAAGTGTGCATGTTACCAGTGAAGAAAAG AAAGAAATTCAGATCAGAGCCTGCTTATGGAATGGAAGGCCACGGCCCTGTCACTTATTTGCAAGGAAGTTCTTACCAGAAACTCTGGACAACTTGATGCAAATTTTCTCCAATTACACAACAATTTAA